A single Anopheles arabiensis isolate DONGOLA chromosome 2, AaraD3, whole genome shotgun sequence DNA region contains:
- the LOC120896650 gene encoding ionotropic receptor 75a-like — translation MKVVVCALFLLGLLTPTRCSSRTQLIKEFLEQRSITSLLLLHCVQELVDQDVIRIASALRQSFHGSVYYLDVTGAHFRRHFQWHMFYERYKTAITLNLECSGMESVLSHLSDNAYFNDTFHWLMFGGRNFEQVTCLLSAQNINYDASIMLVFDRGDRADVPRIFEVYDVRGTVKRRGGRVSFDLLGTVSSLNQLPKRRARSQDLEGIELWTALTTISKHQPRPLIEYLNTVKRQTSYTATIHSYQLVKLLEMKLNFKLIVILTEDWRFDLIGKNSSRGVVGQIQTKQVDFATTPFAITPERIAIFEYTIEIAHGTFYTVFRHPKSLNNSNIFMLPFTNIVWLAISLIFGAVALLIALLIVCIHRTGRSRSTLDWLVEQSLLGTLGMVCQQGIHHRIIRWSSNRVLVLVAMCSSMILFQFYCSFIVGYQLITPPKTINTLEKLVDSEIQMTVENLSYQHDFFRRTNNPTALKLYETKILPNRYGGFVNLSFGMQLVRQGGYAFHCETSYGNALIIETFTEREICELQQVQLYPQRPVHLPLIKGSPLRELFKVNLQLIKESGLLAYHHARYYTPRPKCNKQSSTHTEQIHLADVRFAFVLLAAGMAASAALLGSELVFLHLRTWWHEQQIRAIPAGFRWLN, via the exons ATGAAGGTGGTTGTTTGTGCCCTGTTCCTGCTAGGACTTTTAACTCCAACTCGATGTTCCTCACGAACTCAACTGATCAAAGAGTTTCTGGAGCAGCGTTCCATTACCAGCTTGCTGTTACTCCACTGTGTCCAGGAGCTGGTTGATCAGGATGTGATCCGCATCGCCTCAGCCCTTCGCCAGTCATTCCATGGCAGCGTGTACTACCTCGACGTGACCGGCGCCCACTTTCGACGGCACTTTCAATGGCACATGTTTTACGAGCGCTACAAAACGGCCATCACTCTCAACCTGGAGTGCTCCGGAATGGAGTCGGTGTTGAGTCACCTGTCCGATAATGCCTACTTCAATGATACCTTTCATTGGCTTATGTTTGGTGGACGCAACTTTGAGCAGGTGACCTGTTTGCTGTCGGCTCAGAACATTAACTACGATGCCTCCATCATGCTTGTGTTCGATCGTGGCGATCGTGCAGATGTTCCCAGGATTTTCGAAGTGTATGATGTACGGGGGACCGTTAAGCGCCGTGGGGGCCGGGTTAGTTTCGATCTGTTGGGAACAGTTTCTTCGTTGAACCAGCTGCCCAAAAGACGGGCTCGCAGCCAGGACCTGGAGGGCATTGAGCTGTGGACAGCGCTGACG ACCATTTCCAAACACCAGCCACGACCATTAATCGAGTATCTCAACACTGTAAAGAGACAGACATCGTACACCGCAACCATACACAGCTATCAGCTGGTGAAGTTGCTTGAGATGAAGCTGAATTTCAA GCTCATAGTGATATTAACCGAAGATTGGCGGTTTGATCTGATCGGCAAAAACTCGTCACGAGGTGTAGTGGGCCAGATACAAACCAAACAGGTCGATTTTGCGACCACTCCCTTCGCAATCACGCCGGAGCGTATCGCGATCTTCGAATACACCATCGAAATAGCGCACGGAAC CTTCTACACCGTGTTCCGGCATCCGAAAAGTTTGAACAATAGCAACATCTTCATGCTTCCGTTCACAAATATTGTTTGGCTTGCTATTAGCCTGATCTTTGGCGCGGTAGCACTACTGATCGCGCTGCTGATCGTCTGCATTCACCGGACAGGTCGCAGTAGATCAACTCTCGACTGGCTGGTGGAACAGTCGCTGCTCGGTACGCTGGGGATGGTGTGCCAGCAGGGCATCCACCATCGCATCATTAGGTGGAGCTCGAACCGAGTGCTGGTACTGGTCGCGATGTGCTCCTCGATGATCCTGTTCCAGTTTTACTGCTCCTTCATCGTGGGCTATCAGCTGATCACACCGCCAAAGACGATCAACACGCTGGAGAAGCTGGTGGACAGCGAGATACAGATGACGGTCGAGAATCTGAGCTACCAGCATGACTTTTTTCGC CGTACCAACAATCCGACCGCCTTGAAGCTGTACGAAACGAAGATTCTGCCCAACAGGTATGGAGGATTCGTGAACCTTTCGTTCGGTATGCAGCTGGTCCGGCAGGGCGGGTATGCGTTTCACTGTGAAACTTCGTACGGCAATGCACTCATCATAG AAACGTTCACCGAGCGGGAAATCTGTGAGCTGCAGCAGGTCCAGCTCTATCCCCAGCGTCCCGTCCATCTGCCCTTGATCAAGGGCAGCCCGTTGCGGGAACTGTTCAAGGTGAACCTGCAGCTGATCAAGGAAAGCGGCCTGCTGGCGTACCATCACGCTCGATACTACACGCCCCGGCCCAAGTGCAACAAACAGAGCAGTACGCACACCGAGCAGATCCATCTGGCGGATGTGAGGTTCGCGTTTGTACTGCTGGCCGCTGGTATGGCCGCCAGCGCAGCATTACTCGGGTCGGAGCTTGTATTCTTGCACCTACGTACCTGGTGGCACGAGCAGCAGATACGAGCCATTCCGGCGGGGTTCCGTTGGCTTAATTAA
- the LOC120896689 gene encoding ionotropic receptor 75a-like: protein MGTLHCTLLSPSLTLSFCLSRSFYTVFRHPKSLNNSNIFMLPFTNIVWLAISLIFGAVALLIALLIVCIHRTGRSRSTLDWLVEQSLLGTLGMVCQQGIHHRIIWWSSNQVLVLVAMCSSMILFQFYCSFIVGYQLITPPKTINTLQKLVDSEIKMTVENLSYHRDFFLVTLRGARRTNNPAALKLYETKVLPNRYGGFVNLSFGMQLVRQGGYAFHCETSYGNALIIDTAQNAFTETFTEREICDLQQVQLYPQRPVHLPLIKGSPLRELFKINLQLIKESGLLAYHHARYYTPRPKCNKQSSTHTEQIHLADVRFAFVLLAAGMAASAALLASELLFLRLRTWWHERQIRAIPAGFRWLN from the exons ATGGGGACACTACACTGCACACTGTTATCTccatctctcactctctctttctgtctttcCCGCAGCTTCTACACCGTGTTCCGGCATCCGAAAAGTTTGAACAATAGCAACATCTTCATGCTTCCGTTCACGAATATTGTTTGGCTTGCTATTAGCCTGATCTTTGGCGCGGTAGCACTACTGATCGCGCTGCTGATCGTCTGCATTCACCGGACAGGTCGCAGTAGATCAACTCTCGACTGGCTGGTGGAACAGTCGCTGCTCGGTACGCTGGGGATGGTGTGCCAGCAGGGCATCCACCATCGCATCATTTGGTGGAGCTCGAACCAAGTGCTGGTACTGGTCGCGATGTGCTCCTCGATGATCCTGTTCCAGTTTTACTGCTCCTTCATCGTGGGCTATCAGCTGATCACACCGCCAAAGACGATCAACACGCTGCAGAAGCTGGTGGACAGCGAGATAAAGATGACGGTCGAGAATCTGAGCTACCACCGTGACTTTTTTCTCGTAACGCTGAGGGGAGCGAGA CGTACCAACAATCCGGCCGCTTTGAAGCTGTACGAAACGAAGGTTCTGCCCAACAGGTATGGAGGATTCGTGAACCTGTCGTTCGGTATGCAGCTGGTCCGGCAGGGCGGGTATGCGTTTCACTGTGAAACTTCGTACGGCAATGCACTCATCATAG ATACGGCCCAAAACGCCTTTACAGAAACGTTCACCGAACGGGAAATCTGTGATCTGCAGCAGGTCCAGCTCTATCCCCAGCGTCCCGTCCATCTGCCCCTGATCAAGGGCAGCCCGTTGCGGGAGCTGTTCAAGATTAACCTGCAGCTGATCAAGGAAAGCGGCCTGCTGGCGTACCATCACGCGCGATACTATACGCCCCGGCCCAAGTGCAACAAACAGAGCAGTACGCACACCGAGCAGATCCATCTGGCGGATGTGAGGTTCGCGTTTGTACTGCTGGCCGCTGGTATGGCCGCCAGCGCAGCATTACTCGCATCGGAGCTTTTGTTCTTGCGCCTTCGTACCTGGTGGCACGAGCGGCAGATACGAGCCATTCCGGCGGGGTTCCGTTGGCTTAATTAA
- the LOC120895246 gene encoding cytosolic carboxypeptidase 6 isoform X2 — MNPDACDPLAHTSMYQRAEEDSDDSDGEGGLGNVSRVIVRPPGHSGKAKRGHLCFDAAFETGNLGRVDLVGEFEYDLFLRPDTCNPRYRFWFNFTVDNVKQDQRVIFNIVNMNKSRNLFKDGMTPLVKSTSRPKWQRLPRCEVFYYKSPVHQNHYVLSFAFGFDKEDEVYQFALTFPYSYSKMQAYLNAVELKFPEAFERSSLGMSIQNRKLELITFDDVKKPDKMDPKNVIHMVVILARIHPGESPASYVVQGLIEFLAAANQPISKALREHVVFKIVPMLNPDGVFLGNNRCNVIGHDLNRSWNRLSQYTHPTLSAVMKMLKEYDNSSCYQVDFVIDLHAHSSLTGTFIYGSTYDNVYRYERHLVFPKLFATKCEDFCQEHMMFNADDRKSGTARRYFVEALSDNVNTYTLEVSMCGYFLNGTNILTQYTEDGYMRIGRNLARTFLEYYRFTNILPIPPVDELRPRKGRPRTHRPRARSKTRSEVRVRPKTTRAYAPISYTDLSICYDSATSEDGSPVRYMYGHPGHGGGGGGLRMRPHIHQDQFSLSNIQAARFSNLDFSSDFRLKVGSRGKGQAGSTAAESKMPPIEMLSVPPKPHLTIIDFNQLTRGGLEEATAGKTLEREKEKIRRHTVKSSSRKA, encoded by the exons ATGAATCCGGATGCGTGTGATCCGCTCGCCCATACGAGCATGTATCAGCGGGCGGAAGAAG ACAGTGACGACAGCGACGGTGAGGGAGGACTTGGAAATGTGAGCCGTGTAATCGTTCGACCTCCAG GACACAGTGGCAAAGCGAAACGGGGCCACCTGTGCTTCGATGCGGCGTTCGAAACGGGCAACCTCGGGCGGGTCGACCTAGTAGGCGAGTTCGAGTACGATCTGTTCCTTCGGCCGGACACGTGCAATCCGCGGTACCGCTTCTGGTTCAACTTCACCGTGGACAACGTGAAGCAGGACCAGCGCGTCATCTTCAACATCGTCAACATGAACAAGAGCCGCAACCTGTTCAAGGACGGCATGACGCCGCTGGTAAAGTCGACCAGCCGGCCCAAGTGGCAGCGGCTGCCCCGGTGTGAGGTATTCTACTACAAGTCGCCCGTGCACCAGAACCACTACGTGCTGAGCTTCGCGTTCGGGTTCGACAAGGAGGACGAGGTGTACCAGTTCGCGCTTACCTTTCCCTACTCCTACTCCAAGATGCAGGCGTACCTGAACGCGGTCGAGCTGAAGTTTCCGGAAGCGTTCGAGCGGTCCTCGCTCGGCATGAGCATC CAAAATCGCAAACTCGAGCTGATCACGTTCGACGACGTGAAGAAACCGGACAAGATGGACCCGAAGAACGTGATCCACATGGTCGTCATACTGGCGCGCATACATCCGGGCGAGTCGCCCGCCTCGTACGTGGTGCAGGGGCTGATCGAGTTTCTGGCCGCCGCCAACCAGCCCATCTCGAAGGCGCTGCGCGAGCACGTGGTGTTCAAGATCGTGCCGATGCTCAACCCGGACGGCGTGTTCCTCGGCAACAACCGGTGCAACGTGATCGGGCACGATCTGAACCGCTCGTGGAACCGGCTGTCCCAGTACACGCACCCAACCCTATCGGCTGTGATGAAGATGTTGAAGGAGTACGACAATTCCAGT TGCTATCAGGTGGACTTTGTGATCGATCTGCACGCCCACTCCAGCCTGACCGGGACGTTCATCTACGGCAGCACGTACGACAACGTGTACCGGTACGAGCGGCATCTCGTCTTCCCGAAGCTGTTTGCGACCAAGTGCGAGGACTTCTGCCAGGAGCACATGATGTTCAACGCGGACGACCGGAAGTCGGGCACGGCGCGGCGCTACTTTGTCGAGGCGCTCAGCGACAACGTCAACACGTACACGCTGGAGGTGTCGATGTGCGGCTACTTCCTGAACGGGACCAACATTCTCACCCAGTACACGGAGGATGGGT ACATGCGAATCGGAAGAAACCTCGCCCGCACGTTTCTGGAGTATTACCGGTTTACCAACATTCTGCCCATCCCGCCCGTCGACGAGCTGCGGCCGCGCAAGGGCCGTCCACGGACGCACCGCCCGCGGGCACGGTCGAAAACGCGCAGCGAGGTGCGGGTGCGCCCCAAGACGACCCGCGCGTACGCACCGATCAGCTACACGGACCTGTCCATCTGCTACGACAGTGCCACCTCGGAGGATGGGTCGCCGGTGCGGTACATGTACGGCCATCCGGGgcacggcggcggtggtggtggactgCGGATGCGGCCCCACATCCACCAGGACCAGTTTTCGCTGTCCAACATACAGGCGGCCCGGTTCAGCAATCTCGACTTTTCCAGCGACTTTCGGCTGAAGGTGGGCAGCAGGGGCAAGGGCCAGGCGGGGTCGACCGCGGCAGAATCGAAGATGCCACCGATCGAGATGCTGAGCGTGCCGCCGAAACCGCACCTCACGATCATCGACTTTAACCAGCTGACGCGCGGCGGCCTGGAGGAGGCCACGGCCGGCAAGACGCTCGAGCGGGAGAAGGAAAAGATCCGCCGGCACACGGTCAAATCGTCCTCGCGCAAGGCCTAG
- the LOC120895251 gene encoding histone H3.3A, producing MARTKQTARKSTGGKAPRKQLATKAARKSAPSTGGVKKPHRYRPGTVALREIRRYQKSTELLIRKLPFQRLVREIAQDFKTDLRFQSAAIGALQEASEAYLVGLFEDTNLCAIHAKRVTIMPKDIQLARRIRGERA from the exons ATGGCACGTACCAAGCAGACCGCCCGTAAGTCGACCGGAGGAAAGGCTCCGCGCAAGCAGCTGGCCACCAAGGCCGCCCGTAAGAGCGCCCCGTCCACCGGTGGCGTGAAGAAGCCGCATCGCTACCGTCCCGGTACGGTCGCGCTGCGTGAAATCCGTCGGTACCAGAAGTCGACGGAGCTGCTGATCCGCAAGCTGCCGTTCCAGCGGCTGGTGCGTGAGATTGCGCAAGATTTCAAGACCGATCTGCGCTTCCAGTCGGCCGCCATCGGCGCCCTTCAG GAGGCCAGCGAAGCTTACTTGGTCGGTCTGTTCGAGGACACCAACTTGTGCGCGATCCACGCCAAGCGTGTCACCATTATGCCGAAGGACATTCAGCTGGCACGCCGCATCCGCGGCGAACGTGCTTAA
- the LOC120895246 gene encoding cytosolic carboxypeptidase 6 isoform X3 yields MTSLCVVWLFPTCKCAHQHTNVRGHSGKAKRGHLCFDAAFETGNLGRVDLVGEFEYDLFLRPDTCNPRYRFWFNFTVDNVKQDQRVIFNIVNMNKSRNLFKDGMTPLVKSTSRPKWQRLPRCEVFYYKSPVHQNHYVLSFAFGFDKEDEVYQFALTFPYSYSKMQAYLNAVELKFPEAFERSSLGMSIQNRKLELITFDDVKKPDKMDPKNVIHMVVILARIHPGESPASYVVQGLIEFLAAANQPISKALREHVVFKIVPMLNPDGVFLGNNRCNVIGHDLNRSWNRLSQYTHPTLSAVMKMLKEYDNSSCYQVDFVIDLHAHSSLTGTFIYGSTYDNVYRYERHLVFPKLFATKCEDFCQEHMMFNADDRKSGTARRYFVEALSDNVNTYTLEVSMCGYFLNGTNILTQYTEDGYMRIGRNLARTFLEYYRFTNILPIPPVDELRPRKGRPRTHRPRARSKTRSEVRVRPKTTRAYAPISYTDLSICYDSATSEDGSPVRYMYGHPGHGGGGGGLRMRPHIHQDQFSLSNIQAARFSNLDFSSDFRLKVGSRGKGQAGSTAAESKMPPIEMLSVPPKPHLTIIDFNQLTRGGLEEATAGKTLEREKEKIRRHTVKSSSRKA; encoded by the exons ATGACGTctctgtgtgtggtgtggcttTTCCCGACCTGCAAGtgcgcacaccaacacaccaacgTGCGGG GACACAGTGGCAAAGCGAAACGGGGCCACCTGTGCTTCGATGCGGCGTTCGAAACGGGCAACCTCGGGCGGGTCGACCTAGTAGGCGAGTTCGAGTACGATCTGTTCCTTCGGCCGGACACGTGCAATCCGCGGTACCGCTTCTGGTTCAACTTCACCGTGGACAACGTGAAGCAGGACCAGCGCGTCATCTTCAACATCGTCAACATGAACAAGAGCCGCAACCTGTTCAAGGACGGCATGACGCCGCTGGTAAAGTCGACCAGCCGGCCCAAGTGGCAGCGGCTGCCCCGGTGTGAGGTATTCTACTACAAGTCGCCCGTGCACCAGAACCACTACGTGCTGAGCTTCGCGTTCGGGTTCGACAAGGAGGACGAGGTGTACCAGTTCGCGCTTACCTTTCCCTACTCCTACTCCAAGATGCAGGCGTACCTGAACGCGGTCGAGCTGAAGTTTCCGGAAGCGTTCGAGCGGTCCTCGCTCGGCATGAGCATC CAAAATCGCAAACTCGAGCTGATCACGTTCGACGACGTGAAGAAACCGGACAAGATGGACCCGAAGAACGTGATCCACATGGTCGTCATACTGGCGCGCATACATCCGGGCGAGTCGCCCGCCTCGTACGTGGTGCAGGGGCTGATCGAGTTTCTGGCCGCCGCCAACCAGCCCATCTCGAAGGCGCTGCGCGAGCACGTGGTGTTCAAGATCGTGCCGATGCTCAACCCGGACGGCGTGTTCCTCGGCAACAACCGGTGCAACGTGATCGGGCACGATCTGAACCGCTCGTGGAACCGGCTGTCCCAGTACACGCACCCAACCCTATCGGCTGTGATGAAGATGTTGAAGGAGTACGACAATTCCAGT TGCTATCAGGTGGACTTTGTGATCGATCTGCACGCCCACTCCAGCCTGACCGGGACGTTCATCTACGGCAGCACGTACGACAACGTGTACCGGTACGAGCGGCATCTCGTCTTCCCGAAGCTGTTTGCGACCAAGTGCGAGGACTTCTGCCAGGAGCACATGATGTTCAACGCGGACGACCGGAAGTCGGGCACGGCGCGGCGCTACTTTGTCGAGGCGCTCAGCGACAACGTCAACACGTACACGCTGGAGGTGTCGATGTGCGGCTACTTCCTGAACGGGACCAACATTCTCACCCAGTACACGGAGGATGGGT ACATGCGAATCGGAAGAAACCTCGCCCGCACGTTTCTGGAGTATTACCGGTTTACCAACATTCTGCCCATCCCGCCCGTCGACGAGCTGCGGCCGCGCAAGGGCCGTCCACGGACGCACCGCCCGCGGGCACGGTCGAAAACGCGCAGCGAGGTGCGGGTGCGCCCCAAGACGACCCGCGCGTACGCACCGATCAGCTACACGGACCTGTCCATCTGCTACGACAGTGCCACCTCGGAGGATGGGTCGCCGGTGCGGTACATGTACGGCCATCCGGGgcacggcggcggtggtggtggactgCGGATGCGGCCCCACATCCACCAGGACCAGTTTTCGCTGTCCAACATACAGGCGGCCCGGTTCAGCAATCTCGACTTTTCCAGCGACTTTCGGCTGAAGGTGGGCAGCAGGGGCAAGGGCCAGGCGGGGTCGACCGCGGCAGAATCGAAGATGCCACCGATCGAGATGCTGAGCGTGCCGCCGAAACCGCACCTCACGATCATCGACTTTAACCAGCTGACGCGCGGCGGCCTGGAGGAGGCCACGGCCGGCAAGACGCTCGAGCGGGAGAAGGAAAAGATCCGCCGGCACACGGTCAAATCGTCCTCGCGCAAGGCCTAG
- the LOC120895246 gene encoding cytosolic carboxypeptidase 6 isoform X1, translating to MRLVGAAVFSARVSLLSFRRVFEIQKKKQENVKISISNDVKYNATSLLLPSFSLFAPKPGHSGKAKRGHLCFDAAFETGNLGRVDLVGEFEYDLFLRPDTCNPRYRFWFNFTVDNVKQDQRVIFNIVNMNKSRNLFKDGMTPLVKSTSRPKWQRLPRCEVFYYKSPVHQNHYVLSFAFGFDKEDEVYQFALTFPYSYSKMQAYLNAVELKFPEAFERSSLGMSIQNRKLELITFDDVKKPDKMDPKNVIHMVVILARIHPGESPASYVVQGLIEFLAAANQPISKALREHVVFKIVPMLNPDGVFLGNNRCNVIGHDLNRSWNRLSQYTHPTLSAVMKMLKEYDNSSCYQVDFVIDLHAHSSLTGTFIYGSTYDNVYRYERHLVFPKLFATKCEDFCQEHMMFNADDRKSGTARRYFVEALSDNVNTYTLEVSMCGYFLNGTNILTQYTEDGYMRIGRNLARTFLEYYRFTNILPIPPVDELRPRKGRPRTHRPRARSKTRSEVRVRPKTTRAYAPISYTDLSICYDSATSEDGSPVRYMYGHPGHGGGGGGLRMRPHIHQDQFSLSNIQAARFSNLDFSSDFRLKVGSRGKGQAGSTAAESKMPPIEMLSVPPKPHLTIIDFNQLTRGGLEEATAGKTLEREKEKIRRHTVKSSSRKA from the exons ATGCGTTTAGTAGGTGCTGCTGTGTTCTCAGCCCGTGTGTCTTTGCTTAGTTTTCGGCGtgtttttgaaattcaaaaaaaaaaacaggaaaatgttaaaatttcTATTTCAAACGATGTAAAATATAATGCAACTTCCCTCCTTTtgccctctttttctctcttcgcCCCCAAACCAGGACACAGTGGCAAAGCGAAACGGGGCCACCTGTGCTTCGATGCGGCGTTCGAAACGGGCAACCTCGGGCGGGTCGACCTAGTAGGCGAGTTCGAGTACGATCTGTTCCTTCGGCCGGACACGTGCAATCCGCGGTACCGCTTCTGGTTCAACTTCACCGTGGACAACGTGAAGCAGGACCAGCGCGTCATCTTCAACATCGTCAACATGAACAAGAGCCGCAACCTGTTCAAGGACGGCATGACGCCGCTGGTAAAGTCGACCAGCCGGCCCAAGTGGCAGCGGCTGCCCCGGTGTGAGGTATTCTACTACAAGTCGCCCGTGCACCAGAACCACTACGTGCTGAGCTTCGCGTTCGGGTTCGACAAGGAGGACGAGGTGTACCAGTTCGCGCTTACCTTTCCCTACTCCTACTCCAAGATGCAGGCGTACCTGAACGCGGTCGAGCTGAAGTTTCCGGAAGCGTTCGAGCGGTCCTCGCTCGGCATGAGCATC CAAAATCGCAAACTCGAGCTGATCACGTTCGACGACGTGAAGAAACCGGACAAGATGGACCCGAAGAACGTGATCCACATGGTCGTCATACTGGCGCGCATACATCCGGGCGAGTCGCCCGCCTCGTACGTGGTGCAGGGGCTGATCGAGTTTCTGGCCGCCGCCAACCAGCCCATCTCGAAGGCGCTGCGCGAGCACGTGGTGTTCAAGATCGTGCCGATGCTCAACCCGGACGGCGTGTTCCTCGGCAACAACCGGTGCAACGTGATCGGGCACGATCTGAACCGCTCGTGGAACCGGCTGTCCCAGTACACGCACCCAACCCTATCGGCTGTGATGAAGATGTTGAAGGAGTACGACAATTCCAGT TGCTATCAGGTGGACTTTGTGATCGATCTGCACGCCCACTCCAGCCTGACCGGGACGTTCATCTACGGCAGCACGTACGACAACGTGTACCGGTACGAGCGGCATCTCGTCTTCCCGAAGCTGTTTGCGACCAAGTGCGAGGACTTCTGCCAGGAGCACATGATGTTCAACGCGGACGACCGGAAGTCGGGCACGGCGCGGCGCTACTTTGTCGAGGCGCTCAGCGACAACGTCAACACGTACACGCTGGAGGTGTCGATGTGCGGCTACTTCCTGAACGGGACCAACATTCTCACCCAGTACACGGAGGATGGGT ACATGCGAATCGGAAGAAACCTCGCCCGCACGTTTCTGGAGTATTACCGGTTTACCAACATTCTGCCCATCCCGCCCGTCGACGAGCTGCGGCCGCGCAAGGGCCGTCCACGGACGCACCGCCCGCGGGCACGGTCGAAAACGCGCAGCGAGGTGCGGGTGCGCCCCAAGACGACCCGCGCGTACGCACCGATCAGCTACACGGACCTGTCCATCTGCTACGACAGTGCCACCTCGGAGGATGGGTCGCCGGTGCGGTACATGTACGGCCATCCGGGgcacggcggcggtggtggtggactgCGGATGCGGCCCCACATCCACCAGGACCAGTTTTCGCTGTCCAACATACAGGCGGCCCGGTTCAGCAATCTCGACTTTTCCAGCGACTTTCGGCTGAAGGTGGGCAGCAGGGGCAAGGGCCAGGCGGGGTCGACCGCGGCAGAATCGAAGATGCCACCGATCGAGATGCTGAGCGTGCCGCCGAAACCGCACCTCACGATCATCGACTTTAACCAGCTGACGCGCGGCGGCCTGGAGGAGGCCACGGCCGGCAAGACGCTCGAGCGGGAGAAGGAAAAGATCCGCCGGCACACGGTCAAATCGTCCTCGCGCAAGGCCTAG
- the LOC120895249 gene encoding NADH-cytochrome b5 reductase-like — protein sequence MSQEDPTCCGSGCTNCVLDVKPSKHTLPPDVVNVFDRTYKQFRCECVTPAADNVFRFRFCYVPAIGDEREQLIVPPGCHLMLRALRSALHQPDRKPDRSAEDNPLLRWWEANPVQPGGEEHAKQKTLEKHDKSEDDLYLSRPYTPIAFDQEHGTFDVLIKLEPGGQMTNHLVTLSAGSRTEWKGVYGDFLWTRNRYRHVVAFVQGVAIAPVYSTLRSILDDEGDETRLTLCACFRNLAGVLLRDELRSLAGYWNFAYAIYLSRRTCACAAAGVERCNCLAARLRYNEPIHDRRLAAAEIERLLQRPLADGKPSLLVLLCGTESFTSFIKSTVEKLEIENCYTF from the coding sequence ATGAGCCAAGAAGATCCGACCTGCTGTGGCTCCGGCTGTACCAACTGTGTGCTGGACGTGAAACCATCCAAACACACGCTCCCACCCGATGTGGTCAACGTGTTCGATCGAACGTACAAACAATTCCGGTGCGAGTGCGTTACCCCGGCAGCGGACAATGTGTTCCGGTTTCGCTTTTGCTACGTTCCGGCCATCGGTGACGAGCGCGAGCAGCTGATCGTACCTCCCGGATGTCATCTAATGCTGCGAGCGCTTCGATCCGCCCTCCACCAGCCCGACCGGAAACCGGACAGGAGTGCGGAAGATAACCCCTTGCTACGTTGGTGGGAAGCGAATCCCGTCCAGCCCGGAGGAGAGGagcatgcaaaacaaaaaacgcttgAAAAGCACGACAAAAGTGAAGACGACCTGTACCTCAGCCGGCCCTACACACCGATTGCGTTCGACCAGGAGCACGGCACATTCGATGTGCTGATAAAGCTGGAACCGGGCGGTCAAATGACGAACCACCTCGTAACGCTGTCGGCCGGATCGCGCACCGAGTGGAAGGGTGTGTATGGAGATTTCCTGTGGACGCGCAATCGGTACCGCCATGTGGTCGCTTTCGTGCAGGGCGTTGCCATAGCGCCGGTGTACAGCACACTGCGATCGATTCTCGACGACGAAGGGGACGAGACCCGGCTGACGCTTTGCGCATGCTTTCGCAACCTTGCCGGTGTGCTGCTCCGGGACGAACTGCGCTCACTGGCCGGCTACTGGAACTTCGCGTACGCCATCTACCTGTCCCGGCGTACCTGCGCGTGTGCTGCGGCCGGGGTGGAGCGATGCAATTGTCTCGCCGCCCGCCTGCGCTACAACGAACCCATCCACGACCGGCGGCTAGCAGCGGCGGAAATCGAACGATTGCTCCAGCGACCCCTAGCCGATGGCAAACCTTCGCTGCTGGTGCTACTCTGCGGTACCGAATCGTTCACTAGCTTTATTAAGTCTACCGTGGAGAAGTTGGAAATAGAAAATTGCTACACGTTTTAG